GCACTGGCCACCTCTCTAAAGCAGGTTTTGAACTTGAGGTGTGTCTCAGCCCTCCCACTCTGGTGGGTCTTTCTCATCTCTAGTTTTCCAAATGACTCCCCGAAGCAGGAAAATGGGGAGGATGCAACAACTTTCAAAGTCACCTTCAGGAGCAAAGAATACAGGGCCCAGAAAAAAcacacatttaatttctttgcagCACAGGGGGGGCTCAGAGAATACAGAAGGCAGGATCTGGAATAAGAGCTACAGCCCTAGAATAACACCAGCTGTGGAAATACATTTACAGTTGCTCAGGCTGTGTATGTGAAATCTTGCATGAACAACATATTTGCTATACAGTGTTAACACAGCAAGTGTCAAATACCAGTGCATGCCCAGAAGCAGTTGTAAACAGAGCTGGGAATCCAAAAACCATACCATGGTCTGCAAGggacaaaacaacaacaacaaaaaaaaaaaaaacaaaaaaaaaaaaaaaccaaaaaaaaaaaaaaccaaaaaaaaccaccaaagaaAGGGCAGCTCAAGCTCTTGGCCTTGTTCTTCATGCTTCTTTGGTTCTGTATTTGGAATACAAGCAATACAGAATTCGCATTATAGCCTTCAGATCTCCGTTCACAATATCTGTGGATACACAAACCAGAGACAACAAAACCAGATGGGAAGTATTAGCAATCCCTGGAACAGGATGAGACTGCACCTGCCAAAGACAGTCTCCCACATTTCCCCATTTATAATGTGAACTTGGAAAACTGAATTGCAACAGGAAGCAAAATAGGAACTACAGAGGTAGAAACTAATAATGTATTAAATTAACATGATGAAAAGGGATTTCTGCTGCTGGAAGACAAATAAGAGCAAATAATGCAGAGCAAGAAATTCACTAGCAAAGAGCAGAGTAGATAATTTAATAGGGCTTTATATCTTGAGGGTTTTATGATTATTCTGTGTCAGGAatcattctttttttgttgtacACTTTTTTTGTTGacactttattttttgttgtagtAATTCCATCATGTTTTGCTGCCATTTgatgctttgttttttattggatttttggttttgttttgtttctattgtttggaagtttttttttcGTTTAGTTTTCAGCTTCTTTCTTCTTGGCTATATAAActgctcttttattttaaaatctcagtgGAAGAGGATAATGGATTCAGAGGGGTTTCTGTTCTTCTTATGGTACTGTAAATCACTGGGAGAAAGACCAACAAAGAAACACTAGTAAAATTAGATCCTTTTAGAGTCTAAATAGTGTAGCTCTAGCAATGACTCCTAAATAGTATTAAATTCACTCACTAGCTGAGGATTTCCACAGTGAAGGTAAAGGACTTGAGGATGCTGGCACCAGTATTTCTTATACTGATCAGCTCTGTGTTTGAGGCAGTGCAGAACAGCCAtaggggaggaaggaaagccaaaggggaggaagaaaaagatttatttattttcacacaAAAGGTGGATCTCAGCATGGAGACTTGAGCGCACACCCATTACTCTGTTAATGTTAACATAAATAAAAGCTCTGTAGCTTTCCAGGCTCCTagctctgtgcagcacagcaaaaAGCCCACAGTTTGTGAATGCCCAGCATGCAAACTGCTGACATCACCAAAGCAGTAGtgggaagagaaaacaaaaggaaaaacaaaggaagcCCTAAATCCTCTTTCCCCCTCCATGATACCATGTGTTATGTACCCAACACATGCACCCACTCACAAATAACTAACAGGGAGCTAGAACTGGAATActatttgctatttttaataaagattttactttctttttcagcaACAAGCTTGTAGAGGAATGCAGAGATTATGTGCCCTGCAAGAGGTCAGACTTCGCAACCACAGCACCACCCATTAATTAACCACATCCCTCCTCCCATCAAGAGCTGTCACCAAATTTTTCTGTGGAGTATTTTAATTGGAAAACTGGACTCATCCAAATGTAGCTTGTCTGCTTGTTTTTGTGgtggagaaagaaagaggagcaTGCATGTACATTGATTCAGTGATGGAAGCATTCACTTGAATGAAGGAGATCAAGATCCAGCTCCCAAGTCTTAATCAAGCATAACAGCCACTAAAAAACTGTGACTTTCATATTCAGGAGACTGACCCACCACTTTTCTGAGTTTGAATAGAGTGATCAGTGTTTCTGATTTTCCAGAGAAATTCTTCAAGGTATCTTCCCACAGAAACAAGCTTGCTTTTAATGCACTGAAAGTTTTTATGAGGCAGGAAAACAGCTTTgcctccagctcagctgctgtaATTTCCCTAGGAGCTGTCACTGGTTTAAAATTTAACAAATACTGAATTACTAAACCGTTTAAGTTTAGTGTAAAGTTACTAAACTTATAACAACCCAACTTTTTTAGTAtagaaataatgattttttaaaaaaggtctTTTGGAGCTGTAGGGCAGCCATGTAAGGAATGTGCCAGTGTCATTTCCAGAACCTGCTTCCTGCAATTACCTGAACTTTTGCTAAGCTGGGATGTTAGCAGTTCTATTCCTGGTAAGTTTGCATGTCATGACTCACCTTCAGAGTTCACAGGAAAATTCAGAAGGCTTCCCTCTGCTAGCAACTCCAGTGCCAGGTTAACATTGTGGAGCTgttggagagagagagatatattAATATAGCTGACAATATTTTCTAAccaaaaaaaggttttaaaagtatttctctAGTAGCTGAAGAACTGATtcataaatatgtatttgtattCCTCTCCTTAGTTTTGATGAAGTGCTCTTCAGAATTTTTATCAATTATCATATAAAATTAGATGTAAAATCCATCTCCAGCAAAACATATCCCATGAGGTGGGCAGAAGAatccatttatttaaaaatagaccTTGCATGTAAAAGACTTGTGTTAGTGGGGAGAACAGGCTAGATTCCTAACTGGATCTAATGGATGCATGCAGTATATTTCTGGGTATTTTTAAGCAATGCTCATATGCTTACCACActtggaaaaaatgaaaagggaaaagttCTCTATATTTCCTTCAGAATTGCAAAGATCAGGTATGATTGTTAGCTACAAGTTTCTGCTGTACTTCTAAAATGTCTATTCACATTTATAGTAGTGATTATATCCTTAATAACACTCATGAGAAATTAAGCCCACGTCTATGAATGAAGGTGAGgagttttttctcatttttccttactgcttttttctttcccttccccacatAAAAGCAGCATCATACACATAAGCAGTAGTTgtaatcaatttttttaaagtaatatcACCTTCTAACAGCTTAAGAGTAGTTGTGTACTTGGCTGGTAATTAGCAAATTCCCTTCCTCTAAAGGAGTAACAAGACCTGGATGAACTTCAGATTGTCTCTTCCTGCCTTCCCTGAGCTACTGGGCAGTCTGGGCAATTTatcctttgggaagctgttgTTCCTTGTTATGTTGTGACAATAAGCACAGGAGTCCCCCCTGCACAAGCCAGGCAAAACCCCTGTGCTCTGAAGTGAAGCAACAGATTTATGTTTCACCTGGTTCTCTGGTTTACAAGTAACTGAGGCTGCCTGTTTGGATTCAGGtttgtttccttcctctgaTAGTCAGCAGACAGGAGAGCTTAAGACCATGCAGTTCTACACAATTTGCTAATTGGAATGAATAAATCAAATGTTTCCTTAGTGAACCAGCACAGGCAAAAAGGGcacatttctctttctgtaatACATCAGGGATTTTCAAGGAATGGCAACATGTGCATTTCAAAAAGCATCTTCAGACAGAAATAACAGTAATTCCCCAAGAAAGGGAAGCCATGAAAATAAGGTgctttttccagctgtgctttCTGACTCAAAAGAGCTGGACAGTTTTCTAGAATTTACAACTGGACAGCAGCCAGGACATCTGGGGTGTTTCAGCTCTGGGCCTGTTTTGGCAAAAGAACCAAATTCACACAGTTTTGACAAGCACACGAGCCCTCCATCATCATCATAATCTTCATCTCATGACTGTGCAGATATCACCCCTAGTTTCAGCCTGAACTATTTTGTGATTGTATTCTTTGTCTCAGAAAACACACACCTTTCTACATTCatgagcacccagagctgctttaAAGTTACTTGTAAATGCCTTTTTTAGCAATAAAGACCCAAAAAAAACTTGCTGCAAACCTGCCCATGTGCAGTGTTAGCTTCTTGCACCTCAAAATTGATCATCTCCTAAATTTCTGTCATGAAATTGTTTTGGTTACAAGGAAATGTAAGGTGGATGCACCACACTGATCCCAACAGTGCATGTGGTTGTCACCATTCCAACAACAAATGAGATCTTTTAAATCTCAGCAGAGGCTATGTCTTTATACTTTACTGCACCAATTAATGTCTAAAATAACAGGGAGTTAGAAAGCACAGGAGAATTGACGACACGTTTTGTGTACAAATGACAGCTGGACTATGGCTGATCGATATTTTTAGTTGTCATCCCACTTTTCATTTTGTAATGAGCATCAGAGGAGAAACAAATTGGAAATACCACTTCGGCAAACTGTTCAACAGCAAGTCCAGTCCTTAGGAGTAACTTtgctaaaatgaaattattgtaCTGAAGCAGTACCCAACCCCATTCTATTCTTCTCTGATGCCAGTGATGGGCAGGGTAGGAACTAGAAAGTCTGAGCTTTGATTTGTACCAGAATTGTACCAGGGCTATCTCATTTCCAGAAAGACATCTGTGAGGCTAGAATAGGGCTGAACCAAAAGGAAAATGGTtatttatgaatttttaaataagaaaatattccGTGACTTCCTCTGAATAAAGCTAatggaaatgttaaaaatttctGTCCAAGTCAATGGGAACAGACCAAACAATTTTGAAAACTAAatggaagagaaagggaagaaaaacaactcTAAGGAAATGTTTTGATTATGTATGATTAGATgcttcaaaatatattttccctgttcttggatttaaaaaaaaccataaaacaaaaaacaaaaaacccactttttttcctaatacttTGAACAGTTACCAACTGACAGCAATAAAATTTTGACAACATTTGAACCTAGGTGTCAAACAATTGTGCTTTTAAACTTTCTGATGAAAAGCTCCATGGGAATATTTATTCGTTAATATAGGACCTCTGAGAATTTTTGTTACAAATAAATATTGCCCAGGGGCATTAACTGTGCCAGGGTTGGGGAAAAGATGAAAGCTTCATCTGTGCAGGGAAGCCGTAATGCAAACCATGCCAGAGGAGAGATTTTCTTCTCTGGCAGCTCTCAAGCAAAAAAGATCTGACACATTTCACTTCCAGAGATTTGagcacaaaacagaaaaaatagctACAGTTTCAAGATTTTCAGAGCTACTCAGAGACCCAAGTGAATAAAAGCCTACCCACACCAGAGACAATCTGAAAATACCTCAAATATCTCAAAATATATCAACATTCCAGACCTGTGGAGGAGGCAGCCCAGCACACACTTCCTTCTGGCTGGTGACAGCTTTTACTTTTAAAGCACAGATGAAATCTGCCTGGTAGAGGTGGAAAGAGATGCCAAGCAGGTCTGGCTGAGTATGTTACAGCCCCCAGCCTTGGGGGAGGAAAGGATGTAAACTCTCAAGAGTTACCCAAACACAGAAGGGACCTTCAAAATGTTCTGGCCATGTCTTGATTAAGGTATATTTTTAGGGCAACATAAAGGAACTTACAGGGATCCATTTCTGCTCTGCAAGATGTGTCATCCTCTTCAAATCCTGTTTGCAGCATAGACTGGTAGAAGACAACACACCCATTTtccagcacacagagccctggatTTCACCAGAAGGCTGCAGAAGCATGGCCAATGCCAAACAAGTGCAAGTAACATGTGTTTGCCTCCCATGAGAAGCTAATTTTGAAGAGGACACCGACCTGTTCTGAGATATTTTGACAGCACTGAGTGCCTGTGTTGGcactgccccaaacccccctccTGCAAACACTGTGGGCATGGAAGttcacacacagcagcagcagtgcaagcAAGAGGCAAAACACACAGTTTTATGGCTCAAGCTCTACATAATTACAGAACAACCTACCATTTCCATGGTGCTGGCCGGagtcaggaagaaattccttaaaTTCAGAAAGTAACCCTCTAGTTGTCCAATTAGGAGAAGTAAGATAACCCCATCTGAAAACTAGATAAGAATTACCTGAAAATTATTGCCTTTAGTAAGCTATTCCAGTAAATGCCATTCTAGCAATAAAGGAATTTAAATGTTACTCAGGCAAGCAGACAGTCTAATGACCCAGCTCCCTCAACCTCTTCCACAGTGAATTTCATATTTAATTACGTAAGGCTCCCAAATTCATATTTGTGAAAATACAACCTTGTAAAAGGACAgctattaaaacaaacaactccAAATAGGAAAACACTTCAGATGAGCACAAATGCATATCtataaataatagaaaattgTGCCTAGTTAGGTATgacaaaacacttgaaaaactTCTTTTCTTACAGTTGCCCACTGGAAAAATTCAGAAGAGCACCTGAGTGCTCTTTTCACCAGAGCCCAGGGTGCTCAGCCCAAATTCTCTTGCAATTTCATACTCTAAAGAAGCTCTACAGTCAAGGATGAGACTTTGAAATGTGATGAAAATAAGGCCTTCATACCATGAAGCAAATGCAACATCAACAATCACTAAATACAAGAATCAACTTGATTTCCATTTTAATGTTCTGGAGACTTTTATTTCCATCCTGACAAAGAGAGCACCCTTAGGAGCTGGGCAGACTCTGAAAATTACTCCCTGTAGCATTACAAAAGACAGCATTCAATACAAAGGCTGTATTTTTGCATTAATTATTAGCTTCAGAAACTTCAGAGACCAAAGCTGGGTATCTTTACTTAAACCTGGAAATCATAATGTTGCCAAATTTCAAATTTACTGTAATAAAAAGGAGAATTCCTAATGGTGAGAGGGAACACCCAAGCGGCTGACAAAACATGGGTACCATGCAGCTAGGAGCACGCTACCTGAGATTCGATGTCTTTCACATTTATTCCTAATTTTCCAACATGCTGGTCAACAAATTCCAAAAGTGCCTAAAGAAATAAAGggaagaaagggggaaaggaaaaaataacttttctagACTTTTCTAGTATTTAAGCTCAGCCTAACAGATTTTGATGTctattaaaaaagtaaattaccTTTTTTACAGCATCCAGTTTATCTGGATCACAGCTAAATAATTCATCAAAGGCATCATCTTCTGTATCAAAACAACATTAattggtttcatttttaataactGAGAGATCAGAGCTTTGATGTGGCTACAGAAGGAGAAAGGTATTTGCAACTTACAATCCAAGGAGGAAAAGAGTAGCAGGGAGGCAGACAAAGATGCTGCTTTTATATTTATCAGAGGACAGGATGACAGGCTTCCCTTCAGCCTGACCACATCAGAGAAAACAATTTACTTCATTCAGTTCTGTAATTTTCTCCTGCAGAGGTTCTCAGTTTGTGCTGCCACCAGTCTGAACACTGGCTAAGTTTCACAATACTatggtttatttcttttcacttaAGTGTTGTTTTTACCCTGAACTTCTGGGATAAAATGCAGGGAGCAGAAGAGCTGTGTGTTTTACTGCTCTCCTCAAACAGAAATGTCAGTTACACCAAATTTGGAGAAAAATACCAATCCTCCTTCCttcaaaaaaccacaaacaagaTACGGAGACTCTGCCCTTCCTCTGAAAAGAGACCTCAAAAATGGCCAGTTCTGCCACCCAGTTTAAAGTGGGTGAAGagctggtgccagcagagctgtgccagagaaCTAGCAGTAGTCTAAAACTTCCAAGGAAATGAAATCCATCCAAGTCCCACCTTCACCTCCCCTTTCTGCCCTGGTGCAGCAAAAGCAGGATCCATCTCCTCACCCAGCCACAACCTGGCTCTGGTTCAAGCATGAGCAAAATACTTGACACTCCCCAAGCAAGGAGAGGCACTCTGGCAGCTCAGTTAAATGGAGAACCAGCTTCTACAGCACAGGAAAgcagaggtagctttgcttaAGGGAAATTCCTCCCAAAAGATAGTGACAGAGCAGCCTCCTTGGTGAAAGGGATTCCTCTGGTTTCTCTGTTCTGCGGGTTGCTGCAGGAGCAATGCCAGGGAATAGGTGAATCCATCAAACAAATCAGAGAGAGCCCTCTTCTGGAGCCACACTTTGGGATTTCTCTCTTTGCTAAGAAAGCTCTGTCAAAAATAGAGAGCATCTTGAAGAGTGAATTGCAGATTTCTCTTCCCAGCAGAATCAGCCCACGACAAGAAACACCTAATtatggttggggttttttcttccttttttttttttttctagttttattttcctttttttttttgcttggggCAGGGGGTGAGAGTTGGAGTTTTTTTCACAATTTCAGCCCACACTATAGAACACTCAGTGGAATAAGTGATAAACAGATATTAAATTATATCATTTGCACCTCTGCAAAGGATGAAAATGCCAAAATAAAGGACACAGAAGAGAATTCAAACCGTTCCCTTGGTTCTCTAGGGGTGCAGTGTGCTGCTTTGCAtcagggaagagcagctcaCACTGAATTTGGAGCATGTGCCCAGACCTTCTGGAGACTTTGCCCACGGGGACATTTTTCACCTCAAGTGTTTCCCAGACCTCAAAATCCCTAAGGGTAAAAGCTCTGGGGATGTTTGACTGAGCTGCCATCCACGACGCAGTACCAGTGGATTTCAAAATCTCATTTGCAAACTGTGGGAAGGAAAGTACAAAACCTGGTAGCAATGAGAAACACAGTTCTGAAACCTTTATAAATAGTTCCAACAGTGAACATGGTCCATGCACAAATCCAAGCTGGCATTTTGCCTCCAGCCAGGTTTCTTTTTTGGGTCATCAACCCACTTTCATGCCCTGTCTCCCCTCCCATCTGTTGCCTGTAGCCCACAGGCAAAGTGACCACCCATTTTCCAAGCTGTATTCTGTTGGTATGAGCAGGCAGTAACAGAAGACATTTGGAGAAAAACACGAGGAAAAAATCCATGAATCTCCATTAACTTTAGTGGGAGCATACTGATTTTATCATGGGGTAAAAATGGATCAGGACATGGTGTATAAAAGTACATAACAAAACACTGAACTTGGCAATGCCAGCACTTACTTGACTGTGCTTCTATATTCTCTCTGGAAGTGCAATAAAAAGCAAGAATTAGAAAATTGATTCAGCAGAGCTGATCTTGTTCATAAGCTTTGCTTATCTGCTATCCTGTAAAGCAGGAGATAGAGTTCAAAGTGGCATTAACTTTATTTCAGAGTGACTTTCCAACAGACATTTTTAAGTAGATTGTATCTACTATATCTGTGTAGGGTCTTGGAAACATATGAGATTTTAACTGGCCCACACATCAatgaacatttattttacaaGCACAATACTCAATATCCTCTTCCAAAAAGCTGCTCATGATATTAGATCTTGAAGATGTTTTGGCATATAAAAAATGACAGTAGGAAAATCTGTTTATAGTTCTTAGAATGATGTGCATGTTTTTTTGGTATATAAATGGTATCCTACTAAACTCCTTTAATAATGGCAATACCTCACACACTAAATACCTCACACAAGctaaaacatttctttcacagtaaaataagaaaataacagcCTCCTTTCTCcttatttatgaaaaaaaaacagcaacaaatttAAAGTAGGTTTAAACCTTTGTGGCTTTAGAAAATTTCCAGTTTAGTCTGGCACAGGTAAATTTACAGTACTGAAATGTTATTACTATATTTGCTATGAAATTCCCTGGCAATAACAAATGCTAAGTTTAAGGAATAATCATACatattgttttatatatatagaataAATAAAGGTATTGCACCATAATGCCAAATGGGAagaggggaataaaaaaaagagaagaaatcagAGAAACAGCTCACATGCATTTACCTGCCTGGGCTTACACCTTTTTCATCATCATCCCAGCTACTTTTTGCAAGGGGGAACACACCCACaatgtttcttttctgattGACAGTGTAAAAAACAGATATGTCCCCACTTACTTGTTTTCTGTGATATATTCCACCGCATTTGATGTCTTTAATCCTACAGAGGTGACCTGTTGAAAGGACAGTAAACAGTGTTGGGTTTGTCACACAAAAATATTCCGTAAACAAGCTTTCATGACCTGTTTGCTGCCTTAAATGATTATCAGAGGGTACTCAGTCAATAACTCCAGTACAATTAGTACAGATACTTTGAGAGatttctgcttccttctgctCTCTTCAGTCTCAAACAGGAAATCTCTTACTTCCTCATCAGAGGAAGTCCTTGGTGTTTGCTGCTCCTCCCTTTCATGCAGtgaaaaacattgtgtttaCATACACTGGTGGTGTAATTTTTgcaattataaatatttaaatatatttattgtaaataaatataaaataaatacatattataaaatataataataaaataaataaatcatctCCTACAGTCTCGGAACAGactttaagaaacaaaatagaGGAGAAGACATGTAGATATCTGCTTGTagagaaaaataccaaaatgttACCCTAACAGAAAGGGAGTAAAATTCCCATCacctaaagaaagaaatattcagCATCAAAAATACTTAATGATTTATGAATACAatcttctgttttaaaatatttagagaCAGTAACACtagaatttcttcattttcttctttacagAGGTCAACATCTGCTTTCAGTTTCGACCATTCCCTTGTTTggctgaggaagaaaaacagcatagtgcttttccccttttaaagACAGAGTATCCAAACTGAATACTCAATCTAATCCAACAAACTCAGAAATTGAAAGGTGTGGTTCACAGAAAATACGAGTATCTCTTtcacagctgcacacacatttcTTCTAATTCTAAGCAGGTTAGCCTTGTGAAGGGACTCTAGGATCTACTGTAACAAATACTGAAACTACAAATACCTCGATGGTGATTGTCTCCACTTGAACATTTGGAGGCAGAGCCAGGGTGGGTTCAAAGTGCTTTGCTATTGCAACAAGAAGATGCAGTGTGCTCAGTAAGTCCTTTGCTAAGATAGCtataaaggaagaaaacaatgcTCAGTGTGCAAAACATGTGAACTTCCCTCCAACATCATGAATTCTCCCTGTGCAGAGAACCCCAAAGTCATGGAGAGCCATAACACCAGTGGGACACCAGATTGCAGTTTGTATAATATCAAAATTTAGCAATAGCACAGCTTAAAAGTGAGATATACAGGGATGCTGAGGGTTCTCAAGTGATTCACAAGCCGCACACTTAGAGGAGGCAGACCCAGGCAGGTCAGATATTTCTGTCTCACTTTTGATTCAACTAGTAATTGAAAACAGGTTGTTTAATTACTGTTCTGGCAGCACATTGCCTCACAGCAGCCTTATAGCACAAGAAGCCTGTgatgaataatttttcttcgATTTCACTTCTGCACCTACATTCCACACTCCATTTCAGCTGACTTTCTTCCAGTTGCAAACACTTGGCCACGATTTCCAGAATCACTGAGAGTTTCTTTcgctgttttttttctgttaatgcAATCTTCTCAACATCCAGCTTGAGAGATCCTAAGTTTTCTTTTACAGAGGATCCATAGGAAGAAGAAGAATGTATTTTAACATCATtgtagggaaaaagaaaataattagaaacATAAAATGACAGTGGAGCACACAAACTCTTGTTTTTAATGTTCAGTATCATTTAAGAGCTCTGCAAAAGGGAGAGGACTCAAGTCACTCCTTGTAGCATCATCCCCCAGCCCTagcttttttcatttcttctacAGAAATCCAAGGAGTGAATCTTTTCTGTAGATAATGTACAAAATCGATATCAATTCATATATAGAAGTTCATTGCTCAGGCAAGTAAACTATGAAAAATCAGCCAGTCCTGCtcatgctgctgctctcagccctggTGGAAAGGAAATAGATTTAAAAGACTACCCCAAGGAGagtaaaaagggaaagaaaaatgtagtaGGGACAGGAGAGATGGAGAAATAGGTAACAGACTGCTCTAGGAGGCCACATCTTTATACAAGCACCACATAGTGCCAAAAAACTCTTAGATTTTACCAGTTCCAGAACCAGAACAGTTCTTTGGacccagctttttttttttttttttttttttttttttttttttttttatgcaggaAAACATATATTGCAGTGCTGATTCCATCCAATGTTTTTGGTAGCACCAC
Above is a genomic segment from Molothrus aeneus isolate 106 chromosome 32, BPBGC_Maene_1.0, whole genome shotgun sequence containing:
- the PARVG gene encoding gamma-parvin, translated to MDPDFLNAFTQPSTPDQFLTADVIAKGEKRKLIKPTSSNNPKLEELKLFLTEWINRTLKEEHIVVKSLEEDLYDGLVLHHLLENLGSLKLDVEKIALTEKKQRKKLSVILEIVAKCLQLEESQLKWSVESILAKDLLSTLHLLVAIAKHFEPTLALPPNVQVETITIEVTSVGLKTSNAVEYITENKENIEAQSKDDAFDELFSCDPDKLDAVKKALLEFVDQHVGKLGINVKDIESQFSDGVILLLLIGQLEGYFLNLRNFFLTPASTMEMLHNVNLALELLAEGSLLNFPVNSEDIVNGDLKAIMRILYCLYSKYRTKEA